TGAATCAATGATATGTGTAAACCAGTCTGATACTCACCGCAACTTATCTTACTTCGCATTATCAAAATGGCACCAGGTTCAGTTTCATTAACTAACATCATCCACAGAGCCCTAGGCTCTGACTCGCCTTCAGAAAGCCACGAAAAACTCATCGAGAAGTACCTTGAAAAAACCACTTGGAAGGGAAACGAAAATGCCAACTCTACTTACTCTCATCAGGGTCTAATGCAATACCTCTCGGCCAAAATCATATCTGACTACTGGTTGAACAAGTTATACGGAGAAGAGGTTCGCCGCTATGCCGATGAAAATCGGTTCCATATTCATGATTTGGGATTCCTCAGTGCCTACTGTGGTGGTTGGAGTACAGAGGACTTACTTCTGCAAGGATTTGGTGGTGTTGAGAACAAGGTGCAATGTCGTCCACCGGGTCACTTTAATACCGCTTTGAACCAAGCCGtgaacttctttttcacaCTTCAGGGAGAGATGGCAGGTGCTCAGGCTTTGTCTAATTTTGATACTTATATGGCTCCGTTCATTCGCAAGGACAAATTAAGTTATAATGATGTCTTCAAGTACATTCAAAGTTTCGTTTACTCCTTGAATGTTCCTACTCGAAGTGGATTCCAAGCTCCTTTCACTAACCTTTCTCTTGATCTTGTCTGCCCAAAGATACTTGCTGGTCATGCTGCCATTATTAGTGGTAAATGTCACGAGTCCTGGGTCTATGATGATTTCCAGGTGGAAATGGATATGTTTAACCACGCTTTCTGTGACGTGATGGTTGAAGGTGACGGAAATGGaaacatcttttctttcccaATTCCTACTTACAATCTTTACGAAGGTTTTGATTGGGATGCTCCTCGTCATGATCCTATTTGGGCCATGACGGCTAAATATGGTGTTCCATACTTTGCTAACTTCATCAACAGCAATTTGAATCCAGATGATTTCCGTTCTATGTGCTGTAGACTTCGTTTGGATGTCAGCGAGTTGAAAACTCGTGGTGGTGGTATTTTTGGTTCCGCTCCTCTTACTGGCTCTGTTGGTGTCGTTACTATTAACCTACCAAATCTTGCCTTACGTACCGGAACAGAAGAGACGttttttgaaatcttgGACGATACCTTAAGAGTTGCTAAGGATGCCTTGGAGGCAAAGCGTAAGGTCATTGATGATCACCGTGAGTTGTATCCTTACGCTGCTCACTACTTGAAATCTGTGTACGAAAGAACGGGCTCCTGCTGGTCAAATCATTTCAATACTATCGGGGTTATTGGTATGAATGAGGCAATGCAAGTTCTTTTCGGACATGGAATTGCCGGGGACAAAGTATTTGCGCAATCTGTTCTTGATTATATCAAGACGAGGCTTAAAAAGTTCCAAACCGAAACAGgccatttcttcaacttggaGGCAACTCCAGCTGAAAGTGCTTGCTACAAACTTGCTCGAAAGGACAAAGAGTTGTTTGGTGCTGATCTACCTACTTTCTACACCAATTCGACTGCTCTACCTGTTGATGCCACTGACGATATTCTTGAGGCTGCTGAGCACCAGGAAAGTCTTCAATGCAGTTACACTGGTGGTACTGTCTTTCATGCTTTCTTGGGAGAGAAATTGCCTAGTGGAGACCATGCTAAGAATCTTGTGAAGATGTTGGCTACCGGTTACCGTATTCCTTACATTACCTTGAGTCCAACTTTCAGTATTTGCAAGAATCATGGCT
This region of Brettanomyces nanus chromosome 2, complete sequence genomic DNA includes:
- a CDS encoding uncharacterized protein (EggNog:ENOG41), whose protein sequence is MAPGSVSLTNIIHRALGSDSPSESHEKLIEKYLEKTTWKGNENANSTYSHQGLMQYLSAKIISDYWLNKLYGEEVRRYADENRFHIHDLGFLSAYCGGWSTEDLLLQGFGGVENKVQCRPPGHFNTALNQAVNFFFTLQGEMAGAQALSNFDTYMAPFIRKDKLSYNDVFKYIQSFVYSLNVPTRSGFQAPFTNLSLDLVCPKILAGHAAIISGKCHESWVYDDFQVEMDMFNHAFCDVMVEGDGNGNIFSFPIPTYNLYEGFDWDAPRHDPIWAMTAKYGVPYFANFINSNLNPDDFRSMCCRLRLDVSELKTRGGGIFGSAPLTGSVGVVTINLPNLALRTGTEETFFEILDDTLRVAKDALEAKRKVIDDHRELYPYAAHYLKSVYERTGSCWSNHFNTIGVIGMNEAMQVLFGHGIAGDKVFAQSVLDYIKTRLKKFQTETGHFFNLEATPAESACYKLARKDKELFGADLPTFYTNSTALPVDATDDILEAAEHQESLQCSYTGGTVFHAFLGEKLPSGDHAKNLVKMLATGYRIPYITLSPTFSICKNHGYVSGETPKCPKCNESTLVYSRIVGYYRPTKDWNTGKKDEFSKRKYFSQDKVPVAGFTKQTLTDYPGKIASIMFTSRCNLSCPWCHNGSIVRGERDNITLQDVVDSVQKSKHKNLVISGGEPTIHKGLIPFLRLLKRLGISVKLDSNGTSPDTLRIIFSEGLIDFIAMDIKCALERYKEVAGHAVDPNVLRESIELIKSSGIPHDFRTTVVPDLVDIEDLIECKRLAGGKLTVQKFRKGDFNLDKKYHDMKEHTDKEFQALVRKVESA